A window from Pseudoliparis swirei isolate HS2019 ecotype Mariana Trench chromosome 17, NWPU_hadal_v1, whole genome shotgun sequence encodes these proteins:
- the slka gene encoding STE20-like serine/threonine-protein kinase isoform X3: MSFFNFRKMFKLGPDKKKKQYEHVHRDVNPEEIWDIIGELGDGAFGKVYKAQNKQDGTLAAAKVIDTKTEDELEDYMVEIDILASCDHHHIVRLLDAFYFEGKLWILIEFCAGGAVDAIMLETSSVGLFSIPSWKELERPLTEPQIRVVCRQTLEALSYLHENKVIHRDMKAGNILLSLSGEVKLADFGVSAKNTKTFQRRDSFIGTPYWMAPEVVMCETFKDRPYDYKADIWSLGVTLIELAQIEPPNHEMNPMRVLLKIAKSEPPTLMHPSRWSPQFNDFLRRALDKNVDNRWGTLQLLQHPFVTSVTDSKPLRELIAEAKAEVTEEIEDSKEEEEEEEPDTPVAAPGHKRAPSDASVASSEEDKVPPTSSPLESVTEKTEAEPAEDRISEKLSDEGVGTSEEKLNEVSDASNEDLASGLIEPTKDLIPQDPTEPTRPEEGQAEEIPAVSQPEKTHYTVETQEPEEVQKETNGGKTEDKPTQVIEEEQEEVKGKEEKDAGTEKSKESQDTPEKPESMSGAEEESKEPDETPQHHLTGDRREDSTHGTDVDIHTQNIESDVADTNINGDTDTKLSVAESSAVVASENEDREIQPEDEAERQENQTEGEAGVEEQAPAEPTKAVGDESKVTSGEVPCEDVPVKEDEERTPRADQSASKDADSIPENETDSESKMEQGSPAAMKPDLEKDSDSAESNSLDLNLSISSFLSKTKEGGSVSMQESRRQKKTLKKTRRFMVDGVEVSVTTSKIVTDSDAKSEEMRFLRRQELRELRLLQKEEQRAQQQLSNKLQQQREQIYRRFEQETAAKKRQYDQEVENLEKKQKQTIERLEQDHTSRIRDEAKCIKADQDKELSKFQNMLKNRKKEAKQEVRQSPKHMRRELMKRIKEDLSFLKTAEEQEFLQKQQHELDGALKKIIQQHKLEITTIEKDCLNHKQQLMRAREAAMWELEERHLQEKHQQLKQQLKDQYFLQRHQLLKRHDKEMEQMQRYNQRLIEEMKNKQTQERVRLPKIQRSDSKTRMAMFKKSLRITATATVTPEQERERIKQFASQEDKRQKNERLHQHQKHENQMRDLQLHCDSNIRELQQLQNEKCHLLIEHETQKLKELDEEHGQEIKEWREKLRPRKKALEEEFTRKLQEQEVFFKMSGESECLNPSTQSRVSKFYPIPNLHNSGL, from the exons ATGTCGTTCTTCAATTTTCGGAAGATGTTCAAGTTGGGAcccgacaagaagaagaagcagtacGAGCATGTGCACAGAGACGTCAACCCGGAGGAAATATGGGACATCATCGGGGAGCTGGGAGACGGAGCGTTTGGGAAAGTGTACAAG GCTCAGAACAAGCAGGACGGGACCCTCGCTGCTGCCAAGGTGATCGACACCAAGACCGAGGATGAACTCGAAGATTACATGGTCGAGATCGACATTCTGGCCTCCTGCGACCATCATCACATCGTCCGACTGCTGGACGCTTTCTATTTCGAAGGCAAGCTATGG ATTCTGATTGAGTTCTGTGCCGGTGGTGCAGTGGATGCCATCATGCTGG AAACCTCCTCTGTGGGATTGTTCTCCATCCCCAGTTGGAAAG AACTCGAGAGGCCCCTAACGGAGCCCCAGATCCGTGTGGTGTGTCGCCAGACGCTGGAGGCCTTGTCTTACCTCCACGAGAACAAAGTCATCCACAGAGACATGAAAGCCGGGAACATTCTCCTCTCTTTGAGCGGAGAAGTGAAGCTGG CTGACTTTGGGGTGTCTGCTAAAAATACCAAGACTTTCCAGAGAAGAGATTCTTTCATCGGCACTCCGTATTG GATGGCGCCAGAGGTGGTAATGTGCGAAACCTTCAAGGACCGTCCGTACGACTACAAGGCCGACATCTGGTCCCTCGGAGTAACCCTCATAGAGCTGGCGCAGATTGAGCCCCCGAACCACGAGATGAATCCCATGAGAGTGCTGCTGAAAATAGCCAAGTCCGAGCCACCCACACTCATGCATCCCTCTCGCTG GTCACCGCAATTTAACGACTTTCTGCGGAGAGCGCTCGATAAGAATGTGGACAATAGGTGGGGCACGCTGCAGCTCCTACAG CATCCTTTTGTCACCAGTGTGACTGACAGCAAACCTCTCAGGGAGCTCATCGCCGAAGCTAAAGCTGAAGTCACAGAGGAGATCGAGGAtagcaaagaggaggaggaggaggaagagcctgATACACCTGTG GCGGCTCCTGGGCACAAGCGAGCGCCATCAGATGCCAGTGTGGCGAGCTCAGAGGAGGACAAAGTCCCTCCGACTTCCTCCCCGCTGGAATCCGTTACGGAAAAGACGGAGGCCGAGCCCGCCGAGGACCGGATCAGCGAGAAGCTCTCTGATGAAGGAGTTGGAACAAGTGAGGAGAAACTCAACGAGGTGTCTGATGCCAGTAATGAAGACCTGGCCTCTGGGTTAATAGAGCCCACCAAGGACTTAATCCCACAAGATCCTACAGAGCCTACTAGACCAGAAGAAGGTCAAGCTGAAGAGATTCCTGCAGTGTCACAGCCAGAAAAAACTCACTACACAGTGGAAACCCAAGAACCTGAGGAGGTACAGAAGGAGACAAATGGAGGGAAAACAGAGGATAAACCTACTCAAGTtatagaagaagaacaagaggaggtgaaaggaaaggaagaaaaagacgCTGGTACAGAAAAATCCAAAGAATCCCAAGATACACCAGAGAAACCAGAATCCATGTCAGGGGCAGAAGAGGAAAGCAAAGAGCCAGATGAGACCCCTCAGCATCACttgacaggagacagaagagaagaCTCTACTCATGGCACAGAtgtagatatacacacacagaatatagAATCAGACGTGGCGGACACAAACATAAATGGAGACACGGACACAAAGTTGAGCGTGGCCGAGTCCTCCGCTGTGGTTGCGTCGGAGAACGAGGATCGAGAGATTCAGCCAGAGGATGAGGCAGAGCGGCAAGAGAATCAGACCGAGGGCGAGGCTGGCGTGGAGGAGCAGGCCCCGGCCGAACCCACAAAGGCCGTCGGCGACGAATCCAAAGTCACCTCCGGGGAGGTCCCGTGTGAAGATGTCCCCGtgaaggaagatgaggagagaaCTCCTCGCGCGGATCAGAGCGCTTCAAAAGATGCCGACTCTATACCCGAGAATGAAACGGATTCAGAGAGCAAGATGGAGCAGGGAAGCCCCGCTGCGATGAAGCCAGATTTGGAGAAGGACTCTGACTCTGCTGAGAGCAACAGCCTTGACCTCAACCTGTCCATCTCCAGCTTCCTGTCAAAGACGAAAGAAGGGGGCTCCGTGTCTATGCAG GAGTCGAGGCGTCAGAAGAAGACTCTGAAGAAGACGCGTAGGTTCATGGTGGATGGCGTCGAGGTGAGCGTGACGACGTCGAAGATAGTGACGGACAGCGACGCCAAGAGCGAAGAGATGAGGTTCCTGAG GCGGCAGGAGTTGAGAGAGCTGCGCCTCCtgcagaaggaggagcagagggcccagcagcagctcagcaacaagctgcagcagcagagagagcaGATCTACCGCCGCTTCGAACAGGAAACGGCC GCGAAGAAGCGTCAGTATGACCAAGAAGTGGAGAACCTtgagaagaagcagaagcagacCATCGAGCGGCTGGAACAGGATCACACCAGCCGGATTCGGGACGAAGCCAAATGCATCAAAGCGGATCAAGACAAGGAGCTCTCCAAGTTCCAAAACATGCTGAAGAACCGGAAGAAAGAG gCCAAACAGGAAGTCCGACAGTCGCCCAAACATATGAGAAGAGAGCTCATGAAACGCATAAAGGAGGACCTGTCGTTCCTTAAGACCGCAGAG GAGCAAGAGTTCCTCCAGAAGCAGCAGCACGAGCTCGACGGAGCTCTGAAGAAAATCATCCAGCAGCACAAACTGGAAATCACCACGATCGAGAAGGACTGCTTGAACCACAAGCAGCAGCTGATGAGAG ctcGAGAGGCGGCCATGTGGGAGTTGGAGGAGCGCCACCTGCAGGAGAAGCACCAGCAGCTGAAGCAGCAGCTGAAAGACCAGTACTTCCTGCAGAGGCACCAGCTGCTGAAGAGGCACGATAAA gAGATGGAGCAGATGCAGCGCTACAACCAGCGGTTGATCGAGGAGATGAAGAACAAACAGACTCAGGAGAGGGTTCGTCTGCCCAAGATTCAGCGCAGCGACTCCAAAACCCGCATGGCGATGTTCAAGAAGAGCCTCCGCATCACCGCCACTGCAACCGTCACGCCcgagcaggagagagagcgcATAAAGCAG TTTGCTTCTCAGGAAGACAAGAGGCAGAAAAACGAGAGGCTCCATCAACACCAGAAACACGAGAACCAGATGAGGGATCTGCAGCTGCATTGTGACTCGAACATCAgggagctgcagcagctccag AATGAGAAATGCCACCTTCTGATTGAACACGAGACGCAAAAGCTGAAGGAGCTGGATGAGGAGCACGGCCAAGAGATAAAGGAGTGGAGAGAGAAGCTCAGACCCAGGAAGAAG gcGCTCGAGGAGGAGTTCACACGGAAGCTCCAGGAGCAGGAGGTCTTCTTCAAGATGAGCGGCGAATCCGAATGCCTTAACCCCTCCACCCAGAGCCGCGTGTCCAAATTCTACCCGATCCCAAACCTGCATAACTCTGGGTTAtag
- the slka gene encoding STE20-like serine/threonine-protein kinase isoform X4, which translates to MSFFNFRKMFKLGPDKKKKQYEHVHRDVNPEEIWDIIGELGDGAFGKVYKAQNKQDGTLAAAKVIDTKTEDELEDYMVEIDILASCDHHHIVRLLDAFYFEGKLWILIEFCAGGAVDAIMLETSSVGLFSIPSWKELERPLTEPQIRVVCRQTLEALSYLHENKVIHRDMKAGNILLSLSGEVKLADFGVSAKNTKTFQRRDSFIGTPYWMAPEVVMCETFKDRPYDYKADIWSLGVTLIELAQIEPPNHEMNPMRVLLKIAKSEPPTLMHPSRWSPQFNDFLRRALDKNVDNRWGTLQLLQHPFVTSVTDSKPLRELIAEAKAEVTEEIEDSKEEEEEEEPDTPVAAPGHKRAPSDASVASSEEDKVPPTSSPLESVTEKTEAEPAEDRISEKLSDEGVGTSEEKLNEVSDASNEDLASGLIEPTKDLIPQDPTEPTRPEEGQAEEIPAVSQPEKTHYTVETQEPEEVQKETNGGKTEDKPTQVIEEEQEEVKGKEEKDAGTEKSKESQDTPEKPESMSGAEEESKEPDETPQHHLTGDRREDSTHGTDVDIHTQNIESDVADTNINGDTDTKLSVAESSAVVASENEDREIQPEDEAERQENQTEGEAGVEEQAPAEPTKAVGDESKVTSGEVPCEDVPVKEDEERTPRADQSASKDADSIPENETDSESKMEQGSPAAMKPDLEKDSDSAESNSLDLNLSISSFLSKTKEGGSVSMQESRRQKKTLKKTRRFMVDGVEVSVTTSKIVTDSDAKSEEMRFLRRQELRELRLLQKEEQRAQQQLSNKLQQQREQIYRRFEQETAAKKRQYDQEVENLEKKQKQTIERLEQDHTSRIRDEAKCIKADQDKELSKFQNMLKNRKKEAVAQVMIQSFQLSSCALFNAQMQDEQEFLQKQQHELDGALKKIIQQHKLEITTIEKDCLNHKQQLMRAREAAMWELEERHLQEKHQQLKQQLKDQYFLQRHQLLKRHDKEMEQMQRYNQRLIEEMKNKQTQERVRLPKIQRSDSKTRMAMFKKSLRITATATVTPEQERERIKQFASQEDKRQKNERLHQHQKHENQMRDLQLHCDSNIRELQQLQNEKCHLLIEHETQKLKELDEEHGQEIKEWREKLRPRKKALEEEFTRKLQEQEVFFKMSGESECLNPSTQSRVSKFYPIPNLHNSGL; encoded by the exons ATGTCGTTCTTCAATTTTCGGAAGATGTTCAAGTTGGGAcccgacaagaagaagaagcagtacGAGCATGTGCACAGAGACGTCAACCCGGAGGAAATATGGGACATCATCGGGGAGCTGGGAGACGGAGCGTTTGGGAAAGTGTACAAG GCTCAGAACAAGCAGGACGGGACCCTCGCTGCTGCCAAGGTGATCGACACCAAGACCGAGGATGAACTCGAAGATTACATGGTCGAGATCGACATTCTGGCCTCCTGCGACCATCATCACATCGTCCGACTGCTGGACGCTTTCTATTTCGAAGGCAAGCTATGG ATTCTGATTGAGTTCTGTGCCGGTGGTGCAGTGGATGCCATCATGCTGG AAACCTCCTCTGTGGGATTGTTCTCCATCCCCAGTTGGAAAG AACTCGAGAGGCCCCTAACGGAGCCCCAGATCCGTGTGGTGTGTCGCCAGACGCTGGAGGCCTTGTCTTACCTCCACGAGAACAAAGTCATCCACAGAGACATGAAAGCCGGGAACATTCTCCTCTCTTTGAGCGGAGAAGTGAAGCTGG CTGACTTTGGGGTGTCTGCTAAAAATACCAAGACTTTCCAGAGAAGAGATTCTTTCATCGGCACTCCGTATTG GATGGCGCCAGAGGTGGTAATGTGCGAAACCTTCAAGGACCGTCCGTACGACTACAAGGCCGACATCTGGTCCCTCGGAGTAACCCTCATAGAGCTGGCGCAGATTGAGCCCCCGAACCACGAGATGAATCCCATGAGAGTGCTGCTGAAAATAGCCAAGTCCGAGCCACCCACACTCATGCATCCCTCTCGCTG GTCACCGCAATTTAACGACTTTCTGCGGAGAGCGCTCGATAAGAATGTGGACAATAGGTGGGGCACGCTGCAGCTCCTACAG CATCCTTTTGTCACCAGTGTGACTGACAGCAAACCTCTCAGGGAGCTCATCGCCGAAGCTAAAGCTGAAGTCACAGAGGAGATCGAGGAtagcaaagaggaggaggaggaggaagagcctgATACACCTGTG GCGGCTCCTGGGCACAAGCGAGCGCCATCAGATGCCAGTGTGGCGAGCTCAGAGGAGGACAAAGTCCCTCCGACTTCCTCCCCGCTGGAATCCGTTACGGAAAAGACGGAGGCCGAGCCCGCCGAGGACCGGATCAGCGAGAAGCTCTCTGATGAAGGAGTTGGAACAAGTGAGGAGAAACTCAACGAGGTGTCTGATGCCAGTAATGAAGACCTGGCCTCTGGGTTAATAGAGCCCACCAAGGACTTAATCCCACAAGATCCTACAGAGCCTACTAGACCAGAAGAAGGTCAAGCTGAAGAGATTCCTGCAGTGTCACAGCCAGAAAAAACTCACTACACAGTGGAAACCCAAGAACCTGAGGAGGTACAGAAGGAGACAAATGGAGGGAAAACAGAGGATAAACCTACTCAAGTtatagaagaagaacaagaggaggtgaaaggaaaggaagaaaaagacgCTGGTACAGAAAAATCCAAAGAATCCCAAGATACACCAGAGAAACCAGAATCCATGTCAGGGGCAGAAGAGGAAAGCAAAGAGCCAGATGAGACCCCTCAGCATCACttgacaggagacagaagagaagaCTCTACTCATGGCACAGAtgtagatatacacacacagaatatagAATCAGACGTGGCGGACACAAACATAAATGGAGACACGGACACAAAGTTGAGCGTGGCCGAGTCCTCCGCTGTGGTTGCGTCGGAGAACGAGGATCGAGAGATTCAGCCAGAGGATGAGGCAGAGCGGCAAGAGAATCAGACCGAGGGCGAGGCTGGCGTGGAGGAGCAGGCCCCGGCCGAACCCACAAAGGCCGTCGGCGACGAATCCAAAGTCACCTCCGGGGAGGTCCCGTGTGAAGATGTCCCCGtgaaggaagatgaggagagaaCTCCTCGCGCGGATCAGAGCGCTTCAAAAGATGCCGACTCTATACCCGAGAATGAAACGGATTCAGAGAGCAAGATGGAGCAGGGAAGCCCCGCTGCGATGAAGCCAGATTTGGAGAAGGACTCTGACTCTGCTGAGAGCAACAGCCTTGACCTCAACCTGTCCATCTCCAGCTTCCTGTCAAAGACGAAAGAAGGGGGCTCCGTGTCTATGCAG GAGTCGAGGCGTCAGAAGAAGACTCTGAAGAAGACGCGTAGGTTCATGGTGGATGGCGTCGAGGTGAGCGTGACGACGTCGAAGATAGTGACGGACAGCGACGCCAAGAGCGAAGAGATGAGGTTCCTGAG GCGGCAGGAGTTGAGAGAGCTGCGCCTCCtgcagaaggaggagcagagggcccagcagcagctcagcaacaagctgcagcagcagagagagcaGATCTACCGCCGCTTCGAACAGGAAACGGCC GCGAAGAAGCGTCAGTATGACCAAGAAGTGGAGAACCTtgagaagaagcagaagcagacCATCGAGCGGCTGGAACAGGATCACACCAGCCGGATTCGGGACGAAGCCAAATGCATCAAAGCGGATCAAGACAAGGAGCTCTCCAAGTTCCAAAACATGCTGAAGAACCGGAAGAAAGAG GCAGTGGCCCAGGTTATGATTCAGTCTTTTCAGTTGTCCTCATGCGCGCTCTTCAACGCTCAGATGCAGGAT GAGCAAGAGTTCCTCCAGAAGCAGCAGCACGAGCTCGACGGAGCTCTGAAGAAAATCATCCAGCAGCACAAACTGGAAATCACCACGATCGAGAAGGACTGCTTGAACCACAAGCAGCAGCTGATGAGAG ctcGAGAGGCGGCCATGTGGGAGTTGGAGGAGCGCCACCTGCAGGAGAAGCACCAGCAGCTGAAGCAGCAGCTGAAAGACCAGTACTTCCTGCAGAGGCACCAGCTGCTGAAGAGGCACGATAAA gAGATGGAGCAGATGCAGCGCTACAACCAGCGGTTGATCGAGGAGATGAAGAACAAACAGACTCAGGAGAGGGTTCGTCTGCCCAAGATTCAGCGCAGCGACTCCAAAACCCGCATGGCGATGTTCAAGAAGAGCCTCCGCATCACCGCCACTGCAACCGTCACGCCcgagcaggagagagagcgcATAAAGCAG TTTGCTTCTCAGGAAGACAAGAGGCAGAAAAACGAGAGGCTCCATCAACACCAGAAACACGAGAACCAGATGAGGGATCTGCAGCTGCATTGTGACTCGAACATCAgggagctgcagcagctccag AATGAGAAATGCCACCTTCTGATTGAACACGAGACGCAAAAGCTGAAGGAGCTGGATGAGGAGCACGGCCAAGAGATAAAGGAGTGGAGAGAGAAGCTCAGACCCAGGAAGAAG gcGCTCGAGGAGGAGTTCACACGGAAGCTCCAGGAGCAGGAGGTCTTCTTCAAGATGAGCGGCGAATCCGAATGCCTTAACCCCTCCACCCAGAGCCGCGTGTCCAAATTCTACCCGATCCCAAACCTGCATAACTCTGGGTTAtag
- the slka gene encoding STE20-like serine/threonine-protein kinase isoform X6, translating to MSFFNFRKMFKLGPDKKKKQYEHVHRDVNPEEIWDIIGELGDGAFGKVYKAQNKQDGTLAAAKVIDTKTEDELEDYMVEIDILASCDHHHIVRLLDAFYFEGKLWILIEFCAGGAVDAIMLETSSVGLFSIPSWKELERPLTEPQIRVVCRQTLEALSYLHENKVIHRDMKAGNILLSLSGEVKLADFGVSAKNTKTFQRRDSFIGTPYWMAPEVVMCETFKDRPYDYKADIWSLGVTLIELAQIEPPNHEMNPMRVLLKIAKSEPPTLMHPSRWSPQFNDFLRRALDKNVDNRWGTLQLLQHPFVTSVTDSKPLRELIAEAKAEVTEEIEDSKEEEEEEEPDTPVAAPGHKRAPSDASVASSEEDKVPPTSSPLESVTEKTEAEPAEDRISEKLSDEGVGTSEEKLNEVSDASNEDLASGLIEPTKDLIPQDPTEPTRPEEGQAEEIPAVSQPEKTHYTVETQEPEEVQKETNGGKTEDKPTQVIEEEQEEVKGKEEKDAGTEKSKESQDTPEKPESMSGAEEESKEPDETPQHHLTGDRREDSTHGTDVDIHTQNIESDVADTNINGDTDTKLSVAESSAVVASENEDREIQPEDEAERQENQTEGEAGVEEQAPAEPTKAVGDESKVTSGEVPCEDVPVKEDEERTPRADQSASKDADSIPENETDSESKMEQGSPAAMKPDLEKDSDSAESNSLDLNLSISSFLSKTKEGGSVSMQESRRQKKTLKKTRRFMVDGVEVSVTTSKIVTDSDAKSEEMRFLRRQELRELRLLQKEEQRAQQQLSNKLQQQREQIYRRFEQETAAKKRQYDQEVENLEKKQKQTIERLEQDHTSRIRDEAKCIKADQDKELSKFQNMLKNRKKEEQEFLQKQQHELDGALKKIIQQHKLEITTIEKDCLNHKQQLMRAREAAMWELEERHLQEKHQQLKQQLKDQYFLQRHQLLKRHDKEMEQMQRYNQRLIEEMKNKQTQERVRLPKIQRSDSKTRMAMFKKSLRITATATVTPEQERERIKQFASQEDKRQKNERLHQHQKHENQMRDLQLHCDSNIRELQQLQNEKCHLLIEHETQKLKELDEEHGQEIKEWREKLRPRKKALEEEFTRKLQEQEVFFKMSGESECLNPSTQSRVSKFYPIPNLHNSGL from the exons ATGTCGTTCTTCAATTTTCGGAAGATGTTCAAGTTGGGAcccgacaagaagaagaagcagtacGAGCATGTGCACAGAGACGTCAACCCGGAGGAAATATGGGACATCATCGGGGAGCTGGGAGACGGAGCGTTTGGGAAAGTGTACAAG GCTCAGAACAAGCAGGACGGGACCCTCGCTGCTGCCAAGGTGATCGACACCAAGACCGAGGATGAACTCGAAGATTACATGGTCGAGATCGACATTCTGGCCTCCTGCGACCATCATCACATCGTCCGACTGCTGGACGCTTTCTATTTCGAAGGCAAGCTATGG ATTCTGATTGAGTTCTGTGCCGGTGGTGCAGTGGATGCCATCATGCTGG AAACCTCCTCTGTGGGATTGTTCTCCATCCCCAGTTGGAAAG AACTCGAGAGGCCCCTAACGGAGCCCCAGATCCGTGTGGTGTGTCGCCAGACGCTGGAGGCCTTGTCTTACCTCCACGAGAACAAAGTCATCCACAGAGACATGAAAGCCGGGAACATTCTCCTCTCTTTGAGCGGAGAAGTGAAGCTGG CTGACTTTGGGGTGTCTGCTAAAAATACCAAGACTTTCCAGAGAAGAGATTCTTTCATCGGCACTCCGTATTG GATGGCGCCAGAGGTGGTAATGTGCGAAACCTTCAAGGACCGTCCGTACGACTACAAGGCCGACATCTGGTCCCTCGGAGTAACCCTCATAGAGCTGGCGCAGATTGAGCCCCCGAACCACGAGATGAATCCCATGAGAGTGCTGCTGAAAATAGCCAAGTCCGAGCCACCCACACTCATGCATCCCTCTCGCTG GTCACCGCAATTTAACGACTTTCTGCGGAGAGCGCTCGATAAGAATGTGGACAATAGGTGGGGCACGCTGCAGCTCCTACAG CATCCTTTTGTCACCAGTGTGACTGACAGCAAACCTCTCAGGGAGCTCATCGCCGAAGCTAAAGCTGAAGTCACAGAGGAGATCGAGGAtagcaaagaggaggaggaggaggaagagcctgATACACCTGTG GCGGCTCCTGGGCACAAGCGAGCGCCATCAGATGCCAGTGTGGCGAGCTCAGAGGAGGACAAAGTCCCTCCGACTTCCTCCCCGCTGGAATCCGTTACGGAAAAGACGGAGGCCGAGCCCGCCGAGGACCGGATCAGCGAGAAGCTCTCTGATGAAGGAGTTGGAACAAGTGAGGAGAAACTCAACGAGGTGTCTGATGCCAGTAATGAAGACCTGGCCTCTGGGTTAATAGAGCCCACCAAGGACTTAATCCCACAAGATCCTACAGAGCCTACTAGACCAGAAGAAGGTCAAGCTGAAGAGATTCCTGCAGTGTCACAGCCAGAAAAAACTCACTACACAGTGGAAACCCAAGAACCTGAGGAGGTACAGAAGGAGACAAATGGAGGGAAAACAGAGGATAAACCTACTCAAGTtatagaagaagaacaagaggaggtgaaaggaaaggaagaaaaagacgCTGGTACAGAAAAATCCAAAGAATCCCAAGATACACCAGAGAAACCAGAATCCATGTCAGGGGCAGAAGAGGAAAGCAAAGAGCCAGATGAGACCCCTCAGCATCACttgacaggagacagaagagaagaCTCTACTCATGGCACAGAtgtagatatacacacacagaatatagAATCAGACGTGGCGGACACAAACATAAATGGAGACACGGACACAAAGTTGAGCGTGGCCGAGTCCTCCGCTGTGGTTGCGTCGGAGAACGAGGATCGAGAGATTCAGCCAGAGGATGAGGCAGAGCGGCAAGAGAATCAGACCGAGGGCGAGGCTGGCGTGGAGGAGCAGGCCCCGGCCGAACCCACAAAGGCCGTCGGCGACGAATCCAAAGTCACCTCCGGGGAGGTCCCGTGTGAAGATGTCCCCGtgaaggaagatgaggagagaaCTCCTCGCGCGGATCAGAGCGCTTCAAAAGATGCCGACTCTATACCCGAGAATGAAACGGATTCAGAGAGCAAGATGGAGCAGGGAAGCCCCGCTGCGATGAAGCCAGATTTGGAGAAGGACTCTGACTCTGCTGAGAGCAACAGCCTTGACCTCAACCTGTCCATCTCCAGCTTCCTGTCAAAGACGAAAGAAGGGGGCTCCGTGTCTATGCAG GAGTCGAGGCGTCAGAAGAAGACTCTGAAGAAGACGCGTAGGTTCATGGTGGATGGCGTCGAGGTGAGCGTGACGACGTCGAAGATAGTGACGGACAGCGACGCCAAGAGCGAAGAGATGAGGTTCCTGAG GCGGCAGGAGTTGAGAGAGCTGCGCCTCCtgcagaaggaggagcagagggcccagcagcagctcagcaacaagctgcagcagcagagagagcaGATCTACCGCCGCTTCGAACAGGAAACGGCC GCGAAGAAGCGTCAGTATGACCAAGAAGTGGAGAACCTtgagaagaagcagaagcagacCATCGAGCGGCTGGAACAGGATCACACCAGCCGGATTCGGGACGAAGCCAAATGCATCAAAGCGGATCAAGACAAGGAGCTCTCCAAGTTCCAAAACATGCTGAAGAACCGGAAGAAAGAG GAGCAAGAGTTCCTCCAGAAGCAGCAGCACGAGCTCGACGGAGCTCTGAAGAAAATCATCCAGCAGCACAAACTGGAAATCACCACGATCGAGAAGGACTGCTTGAACCACAAGCAGCAGCTGATGAGAG ctcGAGAGGCGGCCATGTGGGAGTTGGAGGAGCGCCACCTGCAGGAGAAGCACCAGCAGCTGAAGCAGCAGCTGAAAGACCAGTACTTCCTGCAGAGGCACCAGCTGCTGAAGAGGCACGATAAA gAGATGGAGCAGATGCAGCGCTACAACCAGCGGTTGATCGAGGAGATGAAGAACAAACAGACTCAGGAGAGGGTTCGTCTGCCCAAGATTCAGCGCAGCGACTCCAAAACCCGCATGGCGATGTTCAAGAAGAGCCTCCGCATCACCGCCACTGCAACCGTCACGCCcgagcaggagagagagcgcATAAAGCAG TTTGCTTCTCAGGAAGACAAGAGGCAGAAAAACGAGAGGCTCCATCAACACCAGAAACACGAGAACCAGATGAGGGATCTGCAGCTGCATTGTGACTCGAACATCAgggagctgcagcagctccag AATGAGAAATGCCACCTTCTGATTGAACACGAGACGCAAAAGCTGAAGGAGCTGGATGAGGAGCACGGCCAAGAGATAAAGGAGTGGAGAGAGAAGCTCAGACCCAGGAAGAAG gcGCTCGAGGAGGAGTTCACACGGAAGCTCCAGGAGCAGGAGGTCTTCTTCAAGATGAGCGGCGAATCCGAATGCCTTAACCCCTCCACCCAGAGCCGCGTGTCCAAATTCTACCCGATCCCAAACCTGCATAACTCTGGGTTAtag